A part of Mycolicibacterium sp. TUM20985 genomic DNA contains:
- a CDS encoding DNA-directed RNA polymerase subunit beta': protein MLDVNFFDELRIGLATADDIRNWSYGEVKKPETINYRTLKPEKDGLFCEKIFGPTRDWECYCGKYKRVRFKGIVCERCGVEVTRAKVRRERMGHIELAAPVTHIWYFKGVPSRLGYLLDLAPKDLEKIIYFAAYVITAVDTEQRHNDQSTLEAEMVVEKKAVEDQRDLDLAERSQKLEADMAELEKDGAKSDVRRKVRDGGEREMRQLRDRAQRELDRLDEVWTTFVKLAPKQLIVDEVLYRELIDRYGEYFNGAMGAESIKKLIENFDIDAEAESLRDTIKNGKGQKKLRALKRLKVVAAFQMNRNSPMGMVLDAVPVIPPELRPMVQLDGGRFATSDLNDLYRRVINRNNRLKRLIDLGAPEIIVNNEKRMLQESVDALFDNGRRGRPVTGPGNRPLKSLSDLLKGKQGRFRQNLLGKRVDYSGRSVIVVGPQLKLHQCGLPKLMALELFKPFVMKRLVDLNHAQNIKSAKRMVERQRPQVWDVLEEVISEHPVLLNRAPTLHRLGIQAFEPMLVEGKAIQLHPLVCEAFNADFDGDQMAVHLPLSAEAQAEARILMLSSNNILSPASGRPLAMPRLDMVTGLFFLTTEIEGDTGEYTAPAKDQPESGVYGSPAEAQMAVDRGVLSVRSKIKVRLTTQRPPADVEASLFPEGWKMGNAWLAETTLGRVLFNELLPRGYPFVNKQMHKKVQAAIINDLAERYPMIVVAQTVDKLKDAGFHWATRSGVTVSMADVLVPPNKAQILDGYEQQADAIEKKYQRGLLEKIERTDALVKIWKEATEEVGNALRDHYPASNSIIQLIDSGATGTFNQTRTLAGMKGLVTNPKGEFIPRPIKSSFREGLTVLEYFINTHSARKGLADTALRTADSGYLTRRLVDVSQDVIVREHDCQTERGIMTTIAAPEADGSLTRDAHVETSTYARTLAVDAVDAKGNVIVERGHDLGDPAIDALLAAGITEVKVRSVLTCMTGTGVCATCYGRSMATGKLVDIGEAVGIVAAQSIGEPGTQLTMRTFKQEGGVGEDITGGLPRVQELFEARVPRNTAPIADVTGRVNIEVGEKFYKMTIVPDDGGEEVVYDKLTRRQRLKVFKHEDGSERLLTDGDHVVVGQQLMEGSANPHEVLRVQGPREVQIHLVKEVQEVYRAQGVSIHDKHIEVIVRQMLRRVTIIDSGSTEFLPGSLTERAEFESANRRVVSEGGEPAAGRPVLMGITKASLATDSWLSAASFQETTRVLTDAAINCRSDRLNGLKENVIIGKLIPAGTGISRYRNITVQPTEEARAAAYTIPSYEDQYYSPDFGQGAGQAVPLDDYGFSDYR, encoded by the coding sequence GTGCTCGACGTCAACTTCTTCGATGAACTCCGCATTGGCCTCGCCACTGCGGATGACATCCGCAATTGGTCCTACGGCGAAGTCAAGAAGCCGGAGACCATCAACTACCGCACGCTCAAGCCAGAGAAGGACGGCCTGTTCTGCGAGAAGATCTTCGGACCGACTCGCGACTGGGAGTGCTACTGCGGCAAGTACAAGCGCGTGCGCTTCAAGGGCATCGTCTGTGAGCGCTGCGGCGTCGAGGTGACTCGCGCCAAGGTGCGTCGTGAGCGGATGGGCCACATCGAACTGGCCGCACCCGTCACGCACATCTGGTACTTCAAGGGCGTGCCCTCGCGTTTGGGCTACCTGCTGGACCTGGCCCCGAAGGATCTCGAGAAGATCATCTACTTTGCGGCCTACGTGATCACCGCCGTCGACACCGAACAGCGGCACAACGACCAGTCCACGCTCGAGGCCGAGATGGTCGTCGAGAAGAAGGCGGTCGAGGATCAGCGCGATCTCGATCTGGCGGAGCGTAGCCAGAAGCTCGAGGCCGACATGGCCGAGCTCGAGAAGGACGGCGCCAAGTCCGACGTCCGTCGCAAGGTCCGTGACGGCGGCGAGCGCGAGATGCGTCAGCTTCGCGACCGGGCCCAGCGCGAGCTGGACCGCCTCGACGAGGTGTGGACGACGTTCGTCAAGCTGGCTCCCAAGCAGCTGATCGTCGACGAGGTGCTCTACCGCGAGCTAATCGACCGCTACGGCGAGTACTTCAACGGCGCCATGGGCGCGGAGTCGATCAAGAAGCTGATCGAGAACTTCGACATCGACGCCGAGGCCGAGAGCCTGCGCGACACCATCAAGAACGGCAAGGGCCAGAAGAAGCTTCGGGCCCTCAAGCGACTGAAGGTCGTCGCGGCGTTCCAGATGAACCGCAACTCCCCGATGGGCATGGTGCTCGACGCCGTTCCGGTGATCCCGCCGGAACTGCGCCCGATGGTTCAGCTCGACGGTGGCCGCTTCGCCACCTCCGACTTGAACGATCTGTACCGACGCGTCATCAACCGCAACAACCGGTTGAAGCGACTGATCGACCTCGGCGCGCCCGAGATCATCGTCAACAACGAGAAGCGCATGCTTCAGGAGTCCGTTGACGCGCTGTTCGACAACGGTCGTCGTGGCCGCCCCGTCACCGGACCGGGCAACCGGCCGCTGAAGTCGCTGTCCGATCTGCTCAAGGGCAAGCAGGGTCGGTTCCGTCAGAACCTGCTCGGCAAGCGCGTGGACTACTCGGGCCGTTCGGTCATCGTCGTCGGCCCGCAGCTCAAGCTGCACCAGTGCGGTCTGCCGAAGCTGATGGCCCTCGAGCTGTTCAAGCCGTTCGTGATGAAGCGTCTGGTCGACCTGAACCACGCGCAGAACATCAAGAGCGCCAAGCGGATGGTCGAACGTCAGCGCCCGCAGGTGTGGGACGTCCTCGAAGAGGTCATCTCCGAGCACCCCGTGCTGCTGAACCGTGCACCAACGCTGCACCGGTTGGGCATCCAGGCCTTCGAGCCGATGCTGGTCGAGGGCAAGGCGATTCAGCTGCACCCGCTGGTCTGTGAGGCGTTCAACGCCGACTTCGACGGTGACCAGATGGCAGTCCACCTGCCGCTGTCCGCCGAGGCGCAGGCCGAGGCGCGCATCCTGATGCTGTCGTCGAACAACATCCTGTCTCCCGCGTCGGGCCGCCCGTTGGCCATGCCGCGTCTGGACATGGTGACGGGCCTGTTCTTCCTGACCACCGAGATCGAAGGCGACACGGGCGAATACACGGCTCCCGCCAAGGATCAGCCGGAGTCCGGTGTGTACGGTTCGCCGGCCGAGGCGCAGATGGCCGTCGATCGCGGCGTGCTGAGCGTGCGGTCGAAGATCAAGGTTCGGCTGACCACGCAGCGTCCGCCGGCCGACGTCGAGGCGTCGTTGTTCCCCGAGGGCTGGAAGATGGGCAACGCCTGGTTGGCGGAGACCACGCTGGGCCGCGTGCTGTTCAACGAGCTTCTGCCGCGGGGCTACCCGTTCGTCAACAAGCAGATGCACAAGAAGGTCCAGGCGGCGATCATCAACGATCTCGCCGAGCGCTACCCGATGATCGTCGTGGCGCAGACCGTCGACAAGCTCAAGGACGCCGGCTTCCACTGGGCCACCCGCTCGGGTGTCACCGTGTCCATGGCCGACGTGCTGGTGCCGCCGAACAAGGCACAGATCCTCGACGGCTACGAGCAGCAGGCGGATGCCATCGAGAAGAAGTACCAGCGCGGCCTGCTCGAGAAGATCGAGCGGACCGACGCGTTGGTGAAGATCTGGAAGGAAGCCACCGAAGAGGTGGGCAATGCCCTCCGCGACCATTACCCGGCGTCGAACTCGATCATCCAGCTGATCGACTCAGGTGCCACCGGTACGTTCAACCAGACGCGCACGCTGGCCGGCATGAAGGGCCTGGTGACGAACCCGAAGGGTGAGTTCATCCCGCGCCCCATCAAGTCGTCCTTCCGTGAGGGCCTGACCGTGTTGGAGTACTTCATCAACACGCACAGCGCCCGAAAGGGTCTGGCGGACACCGCACTTCGTACGGCGGACTCGGGTTACCTGACCCGTCGTCTGGTCGACGTGTCTCAGGACGTCATCGTTCGTGAGCACGACTGCCAGACCGAGCGCGGCATCATGACCACGATTGCGGCGCCGGAGGCCGATGGCTCCCTGACCCGCGACGCACACGTCGAGACCTCGACGTATGCGCGGACGCTGGCCGTGGACGCGGTCGACGCCAAGGGCAACGTGATCGTCGAGCGTGGGCACGACCTGGGTGATCCGGCGATCGATGCGCTGCTCGCCGCGGGCATCACCGAGGTGAAGGTCCGCTCCGTGCTGACCTGCATGACAGGCACCGGCGTCTGCGCCACGTGCTACGGCCGTTCGATGGCCACCGGCAAGCTGGTCGACATCGGTGAGGCGGTCGGCATCGTCGCCGCGCAGTCCATCGGCGAGCCCGGCACGCAGCTGACCATGCGTACGTTCAAGCAGGAGGGCGGCGTCGGTGAGGACATCACCGGTGGTCTTCCTCGCGTGCAGGAGCTGTTCGAGGCCCGCGTGCCCCGCAACACCGCTCCCATCGCGGACGTCACCGGTCGGGTCAACATCGAAGTGGGCGAGAAGTTCTACAAGATGACGATCGTCCCGGACGACGGTGGCGAGGAAGTCGTCTACGACAAGCTCACCCGTCGTCAGCGCCTGAAGGTGTTCAAGCACGAGGACGGCTCCGAGCGTCTGCTGACCGACGGTGACCACGTCGTGGTCGGCCAGCAGCTGATGGAGGGCTCGGCCAACCCGCACGAGGTGCTGCGCGTCCAGGGTCCCCGCGAGGTGCAGATCCACCTCGTCAAGGAGGTCCAGGAGGTCTACCGCGCCCAGGGTGTGTCGATCCACGACAAGCACATCGAGGTCATCGTCCGGCAGATGCTGCGTCGCGTGACGATCATCGATTCGGGCTCGACGGAATTCCTGCCCGGCTCGCTCACCGAGCGTGCTGAGTTCGAGTCCGCGAACCGTCGCGTCGTGTCCGAGGGTGGCGAGCCCGCGGCCGGACGTCCGGTGCTGATGGGTATCACGAAGGCATCGCTGGCCACGGATTCGTGGTTGTCGGCGGCGTCGTTCCAGGAGACCACGCGAGTCCTGACCGATGCGGCGATCAACTGCCGCAGCGACCGGCTCAACGGTCTGAAGGAGAACGTGATCATCGGCAAGCTGATCCCGGCCGGTACCGGCATCAGCCGCTACCGCAACATCACGGTGCAGCCGACCGAGGAAGCTCGGGCCGCCGCGTACACGATCCCGTCCTACGAGGATCAGTACTACAGCCCGGACTTCGGTCAGGGTGCAGGCCAGGCAGTGCCGCTGGACGATTACGGATTCAGCGACTACCGGTAG
- the rpoB gene encoding DNA-directed RNA polymerase subunit beta, whose protein sequence is MLEGCILAVSRQSKSVENPNNSVPGAPNRVSFAKLREPLEVPGLLDVQTDSFEWLIGSDGWREKALERGEPSPVGGLEEVLTELSPIEDFAGTLSLSFSDPRFDEVKAPVDDCKEKDQTYAAPLFVTAEFINNTTGEIKSQTVFMGDFPMMTEKGTFIINGTERVVVSQLVRSPGVYFDKSKDKATENDLTSVKVIPGRGAWLEFDVDKRATVGVRIDRKRRQPVTVLLKALGWTSEKITERFGFSEIMMSTLEKDSTAGPDEALLDIYRKLRPGEPPTKESAQTLLENLFFKEKRYDLARVGRYKVNKKLGLNVGQPITSSTLNEEDIVATIEYLVRLHEGQTVMTAPGGVEVPVEVDDIDHFGNRRLRTVGELIQNQIRVGLSRMERVVRERMTTQDVEAITPQTLINIRPVVAAIKEFFGTSQLSQFMDQNNPLSGLTHKRRLSALGPGGLSRERAGLEVRDVHSSHYGRMCPIETPEGPNIGLIGSLSVYARVNPFGFIETPYRKVVEGVVTDEIHHLTADEEDRHVVAQANSPIDANSRFTEEKILVRRKGGEVENVSPMDVDYMDVSPRQMVSVATAMIPFLEHDDANRALMGANMQRQAVPLVRSEAPLVGTGMELRAAIDAGDVVIASKAGVIEEVSADYITVMADDGTRHTYRMRKFARSNHGTCANQRPIVDSGQRVEAGQVIADGPCTENGEMALGKNLLVAIMPWEGHNYEDAIILSQRLVEEDVLTSIHIEEHEIDARDTKLGAEEITRDIPNVSDEVLADLDERGIVRIGAEVRDGDILVGKVTPKGETELTPEERLLRAIFGEKAREVRDTSLKVPHGESGKVIGVRMFSREEDDELPAGVNELVRVYVAQKRKISDGDKLAGRHGNKGVIGKILPIEDMPFMPDGTPVDIILNTHGVPRRMNIGQILETHLGWVAKAGWNIQVADGTDALPDWAENLPDELLSSEPNSIVSTPVFDGARENELQGLLGVTLPNRDGDVMVNADGKSQLFDGRSGEPFPYPVTVGYMYILKLHHLVDDKIHARSTGPYSMITQQPLGGKAQFGGQRFGEMECWAMQAYGAAYTLQELLTIKSDDTVGRVKVYEAIVKGENIPEPGIPESFKVLLKELQSLCLNVEVLSSEGHAIEMRDSDDEDLERAAANLGINLSRNESPSVEDLA, encoded by the coding sequence GTGCTGGAAGGATGCATCTTGGCAGTCTCTCGCCAGAGCAAGTCAGTAGAAAACCCCAACAATTCCGTTCCTGGAGCACCTAACCGAGTCTCGTTCGCCAAACTGCGCGAACCCCTCGAAGTTCCCGGTCTGCTCGACGTGCAGACAGATTCCTTCGAGTGGCTGATCGGTTCCGACGGCTGGCGCGAGAAGGCTCTCGAACGCGGTGAGCCCAGCCCCGTCGGTGGCCTCGAAGAGGTGCTCACGGAGTTGTCGCCGATCGAGGACTTCGCCGGCACGCTGTCGCTGAGCTTCTCCGATCCGCGCTTCGACGAGGTCAAGGCACCCGTCGACGACTGCAAGGAGAAGGACCAGACCTACGCGGCGCCGCTGTTCGTCACCGCGGAGTTCATCAACAACACCACCGGCGAGATCAAGAGCCAGACCGTCTTCATGGGCGACTTCCCCATGATGACCGAGAAGGGCACCTTCATCATCAACGGCACCGAGCGTGTCGTCGTGTCCCAGCTCGTCCGCTCGCCGGGCGTCTACTTCGACAAGTCCAAGGACAAGGCCACCGAGAACGACCTGACGAGCGTCAAGGTCATCCCCGGTCGCGGCGCCTGGTTGGAGTTCGACGTCGACAAGCGCGCCACCGTCGGCGTGCGCATCGACCGCAAGCGCCGTCAGCCGGTCACCGTGCTGCTGAAGGCCCTCGGCTGGACCAGCGAGAAGATCACCGAGCGCTTCGGCTTCTCCGAGATCATGATGTCCACCCTCGAGAAGGACAGCACCGCCGGTCCCGACGAGGCACTGCTCGACATCTACCGGAAGCTGCGCCCGGGCGAGCCCCCCACCAAGGAGTCCGCGCAGACCCTGCTGGAGAACCTGTTCTTCAAGGAGAAGCGCTACGACCTGGCTCGCGTGGGCCGCTACAAGGTCAACAAGAAGCTCGGCCTGAACGTGGGCCAGCCGATCACGTCCTCGACGCTGAACGAAGAGGACATCGTCGCGACCATCGAGTACCTGGTGCGTTTGCACGAGGGCCAGACGGTCATGACGGCTCCCGGAGGCGTCGAGGTCCCCGTCGAGGTCGACGACATCGACCACTTCGGCAACCGTCGTCTGCGTACCGTCGGCGAGTTGATTCAGAACCAGATCCGCGTCGGCCTCTCGCGTATGGAGCGCGTCGTGCGTGAGCGCATGACCACCCAGGACGTCGAGGCGATCACGCCGCAGACCCTGATCAACATCCGTCCCGTCGTGGCGGCGATCAAGGAGTTCTTCGGCACCAGCCAGCTGTCGCAGTTCATGGACCAGAACAACCCGCTCTCGGGTCTGACCCACAAGCGTCGCCTGTCGGCGCTGGGCCCCGGCGGTCTGTCCCGTGAGCGCGCCGGCCTCGAAGTCCGTGACGTCCACTCCAGCCACTACGGCCGCATGTGCCCGATCGAGACCCCGGAAGGCCCGAATATCGGCCTGATCGGCTCGCTGTCGGTGTACGCGCGGGTCAACCCGTTCGGCTTCATCGAGACGCCGTACCGCAAGGTCGTCGAGGGTGTCGTCACCGACGAGATCCACCACCTCACCGCCGACGAGGAGGACCGCCACGTCGTGGCGCAGGCCAACTCGCCGATCGACGCGAACAGCCGATTCACCGAGGAGAAGATCCTCGTCCGCCGTAAGGGTGGCGAGGTCGAGAACGTCTCCCCGATGGACGTGGACTACATGGACGTCTCGCCGCGCCAGATGGTGTCGGTGGCCACGGCCATGATCCCGTTCCTCGAGCACGACGACGCCAACCGTGCCCTCATGGGTGCCAACATGCAGCGCCAGGCGGTTCCGCTGGTGCGTAGCGAGGCCCCCCTGGTCGGTACCGGCATGGAACTCCGTGCCGCGATCGACGCCGGTGACGTCGTCATCGCGAGCAAGGCAGGCGTCATCGAAGAGGTGTCCGCCGACTACATCACCGTGATGGCCGACGACGGCACCCGGCACACCTACCGGATGCGCAAGTTCGCCCGCTCCAACCACGGCACGTGCGCCAACCAGCGTCCGATCGTGGACAGCGGCCAGCGGGTGGAGGCCGGTCAGGTCATCGCCGACGGTCCGTGCACCGAGAACGGTGAGATGGCGCTGGGCAAGAACCTGCTCGTCGCGATCATGCCGTGGGAGGGTCACAACTACGAGGACGCGATCATCCTGTCCCAGCGTCTGGTCGAAGAGGACGTGCTCACCTCGATTCACATCGAAGAGCACGAAATCGACGCCCGCGACACCAAGCTGGGCGCCGAGGAGATCACCCGGGACATCCCGAACGTCTCCGACGAGGTGCTGGCCGATCTCGACGAGCGTGGCATCGTCCGCATCGGCGCCGAGGTCCGCGACGGCGACATCCTGGTCGGCAAGGTCACGCCGAAGGGCGAGACCGAGCTGACCCCGGAGGAGCGCCTGCTGCGTGCCATCTTCGGTGAGAAGGCCCGCGAGGTCCGCGACACGTCGCTCAAGGTGCCGCACGGCGAGTCCGGCAAGGTCATCGGCGTTCGGATGTTCTCCCGCGAGGAGGACGACGAGCTGCCCGCCGGCGTCAACGAGTTGGTCCGCGTCTACGTGGCCCAGAAGCGCAAGATCTCCGACGGTGACAAGCTCGCCGGACGCCACGGCAACAAGGGCGTCATCGGCAAGATCCTGCCGATCGAGGACATGCCGTTCATGCCGGACGGCACGCCGGTGGACATCATCCTGAACACGCACGGTGTGCCGCGACGGATGAACATCGGCCAGATCCTCGAGACGCACCTGGGCTGGGTGGCCAAGGCCGGCTGGAACATCCAGGTCGCCGACGGCACCGACGCACTGCCGGATTGGGCGGAGAACCTGCCCGACGAGCTGCTGTCGTCGGAGCCCAACAGCATCGTCTCCACGCCCGTCTTCGACGGCGCGCGCGAGAACGAGCTGCAGGGTCTGCTCGGTGTGACGCTGCCCAACCGCGACGGTGACGTGATGGTCAACGCCGACGGCAAGTCGCAGTTGTTCGACGGACGCAGTGGCGAACCGTTCCCGTACCCGGTGACGGTCGGCTACATGTACATCCTGAAGCTGCACCACTTGGTGGACGACAAGATTCACGCCCGTTCCACCGGCCCGTACTCGATGATCACCCAGCAGCCGCTCGGTGGTAAGGCGCAGTTCGGTGGCCAGCGGTTCGGCGAGATGGAGTGCTGGGCCATGCAGGCCTACGGCGCGGCGTACACGCTGCAGGAGCTCTTGACCATCAAGTCCGACGACACCGTCGGCCGGGTCAAGGTCTACGAGGCGATCGTCAAGGGCGAGAACATCCCCGAGCCCGGTATCCCGGAGTCGTTCAAGGTGTTGCTCAAGGAGCTGCAGTCGCTCTGCCTGAACGTCGAGGTGCTGTCCTCTGAGGGCCACGCCATCGAGATGCGCGACAGCGACGACGAGGACTTGGAACGCGCTGCGGCCAACCTCGGAATCAACCTGTCTCGCAACGAGTCTCCTTCGGTCGAGGATCTCGCCTAA
- a CDS encoding alpha/beta fold hydrolase: MTSKKMLRALWIMVAGAGIALGAGSGLAAAESDTPDAGPGPSTTESSQTSQTATDDAPVGTKDVDNNHDSGAGATSVDKPTSTVSASTVTVRRDETETAEPVEQVQPAAVTSTKHSEPAAQTEAVATEPVAAQEVEKTVDPTPKASTPPAEAAPIVEPQAAVAVAPEPVVEAIPFAAASSLAPTANTFTAPGIVRPTPGPIATILISLLSPFGLLPPLPPVPANVVGVPADPVPGTSLINGVTGVKVGSSSLAIPVGTSTYTGAADWYFPTQADGTVRAQGVVLLQHGFLGSNFWYSALAADLAQRTNSVVVVPNIPSFGFFTCAGCTLSAVPMQQGVAALFIDPSRTSLTASALAAGYHGVLPDKFVLTGHSAGGGLATAAGGFYVDAVSAATNDLLGVVMYDGVSSNGTFASALASLDALEIPVYQIAAPPQAWNANGQTTTDLVALRPNQFVGDVLVDGSHVDSLIGGSAIIDFVSQLVIKRSPPGNTEAVYTLANGWINDMYAGLGPTDGVYGTYGDPDDYIVFGQAAGVVLGPPPVVDVEKYLGTWYEVGSVRQFFSIGLVNTTAVYTDNGDGTIGVENSGNYFFNNGPESRIFGTAVPLNADNNRLNVTFFGPPSASEPGNYWIVDLAPDYSWAVVSDANGLTGFLLSRTRTVPDALYQELLGRASVKGVKRWIFPTRQPAAASNLVTV; encoded by the coding sequence GTGACGTCGAAGAAGATGCTGCGCGCGTTGTGGATCATGGTCGCGGGAGCAGGCATCGCGCTCGGGGCCGGGAGCGGGCTCGCCGCCGCCGAGTCGGACACCCCCGACGCCGGACCGGGGCCGTCGACGACCGAGTCGTCCCAGACTTCGCAGACTGCCACCGACGACGCCCCAGTTGGCACCAAAGACGTTGACAACAACCATGATTCGGGTGCCGGCGCGACGAGCGTCGACAAGCCGACCAGCACCGTGAGCGCCTCCACCGTGACGGTCCGCCGGGACGAGACCGAGACGGCCGAACCCGTCGAGCAGGTCCAGCCGGCCGCGGTGACGTCGACCAAGCACTCGGAGCCGGCGGCGCAGACGGAGGCCGTCGCGACCGAACCGGTGGCCGCCCAAGAGGTCGAGAAGACCGTCGACCCCACGCCCAAGGCATCCACGCCGCCAGCCGAGGCTGCTCCGATCGTCGAGCCGCAGGCCGCGGTCGCGGTAGCGCCCGAGCCCGTCGTCGAGGCCATCCCGTTCGCCGCGGCCAGCAGCCTGGCCCCCACGGCCAACACCTTCACCGCGCCGGGAATCGTGCGCCCCACCCCGGGCCCGATCGCCACCATCTTGATCAGCCTGCTGTCGCCGTTCGGCTTGTTGCCGCCCCTCCCGCCGGTGCCGGCCAACGTGGTGGGTGTGCCGGCTGATCCGGTGCCCGGCACGTCGTTGATCAACGGGGTGACCGGCGTCAAGGTCGGCAGTTCGAGCCTGGCGATCCCGGTCGGCACGTCCACCTATACCGGCGCGGCCGACTGGTACTTCCCGACCCAGGCCGACGGCACGGTGCGGGCGCAGGGTGTGGTGCTGCTGCAGCACGGCTTCCTCGGGTCCAACTTCTGGTACTCGGCCCTCGCGGCGGACCTGGCACAGCGCACCAACAGCGTCGTGGTGGTGCCCAACATCCCGTCCTTCGGCTTCTTCACCTGCGCCGGTTGCACTCTCAGCGCAGTCCCGATGCAGCAGGGCGTGGCCGCATTGTTCATCGATCCGAGTCGGACGTCGTTGACCGCCAGCGCCTTGGCCGCCGGCTACCACGGCGTGCTGCCGGACAAGTTCGTTCTGACCGGGCACTCGGCGGGCGGCGGGCTGGCCACGGCTGCGGGTGGGTTCTACGTCGACGCCGTCTCGGCCGCGACCAACGATCTCCTCGGGGTCGTCATGTATGACGGCGTCTCGTCGAACGGCACCTTCGCGAGCGCGTTGGCCAGCTTGGACGCACTGGAGATCCCGGTGTATCAGATCGCCGCGCCGCCGCAGGCATGGAATGCCAACGGCCAGACCACGACTGACCTGGTGGCGCTGCGGCCGAATCAGTTCGTCGGCGACGTTCTGGTCGACGGCTCGCACGTCGATTCGCTGATCGGCGGATCGGCGATCATCGACTTCGTCAGCCAGCTGGTGATCAAGCGGTCCCCTCCGGGCAACACGGAGGCCGTGTACACGCTGGCCAACGGCTGGATCAACGACATGTATGCCGGCCTCGGGCCGACCGACGGTGTCTACGGGACCTACGGCGATCCGGACGACTACATCGTCTTCGGGCAGGCCGCCGGGGTCGTGCTCGGACCGCCACCGGTCGTCGACGTCGAGAAGTACCTGGGCACCTGGTACGAGGTGGGCAGCGTGCGACAGTTCTTCTCGATCGGGCTGGTGAACACCACCGCCGTGTACACCGACAACGGCGACGGAACGATCGGCGTCGAGAACTCCGGCAACTACTTCTTCAACAACGGGCCGGAGTCCCGCATCTTCGGTACGGCGGTGCCGCTGAACGCCGACAACAACAGGTTGAACGTGACGTTCTTCGGGCCGCCGTCGGCCAGCGAGCCCGGCAACTACTGGATCGTCGATCTGGCCCCCGACTACAGCTGGGCCGTGGTCAGCGATGCGAACGGGCTCACGGGGTTCCTGCTCAGCCGCACTCGTACGGTCCCCGACGCGCTGTACCAAGAGCTGCTGGGCCGGGCGTCGGTGAAGGGCGTCAAGCGCTGGATCTTCCCGACCCGCCAACCCGCCGCGGCGTCCAACCTGGTCACCGTCTAG
- a CDS encoding methyltransferase domain-containing protein, with amino-acid sequence MTLPGPADRRTRALLNRPATVVDGYFDVMGDARVPQTTGQRVMGSTVLPKIYERVWRPVLFWGFTARNTAQEDQRRLRLLDVGPGDTVLDVACGPGNTTRTLVEQVGPDGLTVGVDSSPTMLAQAVRETTPGSPVGYVRGDAVDLPFADATFDAISCYGALYLMADPFGSLREMVRVLKPGGRIAVLTTCARGPAPLRRAELAASRLAPLRLFDVDEITDAMRAAGLIDVTRNVSAASQTVAGRKVAKT; translated from the coding sequence GTGACGCTGCCCGGTCCAGCCGACCGGCGAACGCGCGCTCTGCTCAACCGTCCTGCCACGGTCGTGGACGGGTACTTCGACGTCATGGGTGACGCCCGCGTCCCGCAGACCACCGGTCAGCGAGTCATGGGTTCGACCGTGCTACCGAAGATCTACGAACGGGTCTGGCGCCCCGTGCTGTTCTGGGGTTTCACGGCGCGCAACACGGCCCAGGAGGACCAACGCAGGCTGCGGTTGCTCGACGTTGGTCCAGGGGACACCGTGCTCGACGTCGCCTGCGGTCCGGGGAACACCACCCGCACGCTCGTCGAACAAGTCGGGCCGGACGGCCTCACGGTCGGGGTGGACAGTTCGCCGACCATGCTGGCGCAGGCCGTGCGCGAGACCACGCCCGGCAGCCCCGTTGGATACGTCCGCGGGGACGCCGTCGACCTACCGTTCGCCGACGCCACGTTCGACGCGATCAGTTGTTACGGGGCGCTGTATCTCATGGCCGATCCGTTCGGATCGCTGCGCGAGATGGTCCGCGTGTTGAAGCCCGGCGGCCGGATCGCCGTCCTCACGACGTGCGCCCGCGGGCCCGCGCCGCTACGCCGGGCCGAGTTGGCGGCGTCGCGACTGGCGCCGCTTCGGCTGTTCGACGTCGACGAGATCACCGACGCGATGCGGGCGGCCGGTCTGATCGACGTGACCAGGAACGTATCGGCGGCGTCGCAGACCGTCGCCGGACGCAAGGTCGCCAAGACTTGA